The Chlorogloeopsis sp. ULAP01 genome window below encodes:
- a CDS encoding pseudouridine synthase — translation METRLQKILSQWGIASRRQAEEMIRRSRVRVNGDVAHLGQKIDPQTDTITVDGKPVSAVERPALVYLLLHKPATVVSTCYDPQNRKTVLDLLPPELRTRQGIHPVGRLDADSTGALILTNDGELTFRLTHPRHSIPKTYHVVVKGHPPPAVLQMWSKGVVLDGRKTRSAQVKLIERLADSSCLEIILKEGRNRQIRRVAQQLGYPVIKLHRTAIGLIQLQAPNQRRLREGEYRHLTESEIKYLQKIQVNSQLKI, via the coding sequence ATGGAGACTAGGTTACAAAAAATTCTATCTCAATGGGGTATTGCCTCGCGTCGTCAAGCCGAAGAAATGATTAGGCGATCGCGTGTGCGTGTCAACGGAGACGTAGCGCATTTGGGGCAAAAAATTGATCCCCAAACAGACACAATTACAGTTGATGGCAAGCCAGTATCAGCTGTAGAACGTCCAGCTTTGGTGTATTTGTTATTACACAAACCAGCAACTGTAGTCTCCACTTGCTACGATCCCCAAAATAGAAAGACAGTTCTGGATCTATTACCACCAGAATTGCGTACTCGTCAAGGTATTCACCCTGTTGGGCGTCTAGATGCAGATTCTACCGGAGCACTAATACTCACGAATGACGGAGAATTGACTTTCCGGCTCACCCATCCGCGTCACAGTATTCCCAAAACCTATCATGTTGTGGTGAAGGGACATCCTCCGCCAGCCGTGCTGCAAATGTGGAGTAAAGGTGTAGTGTTGGATGGAAGAAAAACGCGATCGGCACAAGTAAAACTGATCGAAAGATTAGCCGACTCTAGCTGTTTAGAAATTATTTTAAAGGAGGGAAGAAATCGCCAAATTCGCCGTGTTGCCCAACAATTGGGCTATCCAGTTATTAAACTACATCGTACTGCTATAGGTTTAATTCAGTTACAAGCACCTAACCAGAGGCGTTTGCGTGAAGGTGAGTATCGTCATCTCACAGAAAGCGAAATTAAATATTTACAAAAAATTCAAGTAAATTCCCAATTAAAGATTTAG
- a CDS encoding DUF2993 domain-containing protein, whose translation MPENNFETQSPQKKLRIVTNVLKAALKVWLRSQVSQISELEVEIKASDRQILSGFIPLVSISASYAVYRGLHVRQIQLLAQNIRINIGSVLKGQPLRLLETVPVSGEITLEEDDLNASAASTLLVSGLNELLDKLSPEQRSKSKPIIWQKIILGNGHFILYFSPLPENNHTPSEMCVRLKLLSKHELQVTQIFPNHNTGFGVENENEHYIDLGSEVDIQELQLIPGKVVCRGRINVKP comes from the coding sequence ATGCCAGAAAACAATTTCGAAACCCAAAGTCCCCAGAAAAAACTTCGGATTGTCACAAATGTGCTGAAAGCAGCACTCAAAGTATGGTTGAGATCGCAAGTTAGTCAAATCTCTGAGTTAGAAGTTGAGATTAAAGCCAGCGATCGCCAAATTCTCTCTGGTTTTATCCCCTTAGTGTCCATTAGTGCTAGTTACGCTGTTTATCGAGGTCTTCATGTTAGGCAAATTCAATTATTAGCACAAAATATTCGTATCAATATTGGCTCAGTACTTAAGGGACAGCCACTGCGACTGTTAGAAACAGTACCAGTTAGTGGGGAAATTACCTTGGAAGAGGACGATCTTAATGCCTCTGCTGCTTCTACTTTATTAGTATCAGGATTAAATGAGCTATTGGATAAACTGTCACCAGAACAACGCTCAAAATCCAAGCCGATAATTTGGCAAAAAATTATTCTTGGTAATGGTCACTTTATACTTTATTTCTCCCCACTTCCTGAAAACAACCATACTCCATCAGAAATGTGTGTACGCTTAAAATTACTGAGCAAACATGAGTTACAAGTAACACAAATTTTTCCGAACCACAACACGGGATTTGGAGTAGAAAATGAGAATGAACATTATATAGATTTGGGTTCGGAAGTTGACATCCAAGAGCTACAACTGATCCCAGGAAAGGTAGTGTGTCGGGGACGAATTAACGTTAAACCTTAA
- a CDS encoding phosphatidate cytidylyltransferase → MPWSRIFSGIIAITVALLATVLGGWYFTIVFAVIIFLGQNEYFGLVKAKGIAPAAKTTIVVSQVLLVICTLDGNLADAVMPVAGTFICFYLLFQPKMATIADISASILGLFYTGYLPSYWVRLRAINSTVVSNLPLGGYWPSNWADVLQHKHTTSLPNGLTATLLTFACIWGADIGAYIIGKFFGKTPLSDISPKKTVEGAVFGVFASIMIAFAGAYYFNWPQYPITGLTLGLLIGIASLLGDLTESMLKRDAGVKDSGQLIPGHGGILDRTDSYIFTAPLVFYFVTLLLPLLV, encoded by the coding sequence ATGCCTTGGTCTCGAATTTTCAGTGGAATTATAGCAATTACTGTTGCACTATTGGCAACAGTTTTAGGCGGATGGTATTTTACCATCGTATTTGCCGTGATTATATTTTTAGGTCAAAACGAATACTTTGGTTTGGTGAAAGCCAAAGGCATAGCTCCTGCTGCAAAAACCACTATTGTTGTTAGTCAAGTTCTGTTAGTTATCTGTACGCTGGATGGCAATTTAGCTGATGCCGTTATGCCTGTGGCGGGTACATTCATTTGTTTTTATCTATTATTTCAGCCCAAAATGGCGACGATCGCCGATATTTCCGCTTCAATTTTGGGGCTATTTTACACTGGTTATTTACCAAGTTACTGGGTAAGGTTGCGAGCGATTAATAGTACAGTTGTCAGTAACCTTCCTTTGGGAGGTTATTGGCCTTCAAATTGGGCTGATGTTCTCCAACATAAACACACAACTTCTTTGCCAAATGGTTTGACAGCAACATTGCTAACTTTTGCCTGTATCTGGGGAGCTGATATTGGTGCTTATATTATTGGTAAATTCTTTGGTAAAACCCCTTTATCTGATATCAGTCCGAAAAAAACCGTTGAGGGTGCTGTCTTCGGTGTTTTTGCCAGCATTATGATCGCTTTTGCTGGAGCTTACTACTTTAATTGGCCTCAATACCCAATCACCGGTTTAACATTAGGTTTATTGATTGGCATTGCTAGCCTGTTGGGCGATCTCACCGAGTCTATGCTCAAGCGGGATGCTGGAGTCAAAGATTCAGGGCAATTAATTCCCGGACACGGCGGTATATTAGACCGTACCGATAGTTATATTTTTACGGCTCCTTTAGTTTTCTATTTTGTCACTCTCCTGTTGCCGCTACTGGTTTAG
- the cbiT gene encoding precorrin-6Y C5,15-methyltransferase subunit CbiT, translating into MPSQLWPYSSPGIPDDLFEHLPGIPLSQREIRLLLIAQLRLQPDTVLWDIGAGTGTIPVEVGLLCPQGRIIAVERDEEVANLIRRNCDRFEVKNVEVIEGSAPDCLHDVKQTPQRVCIEGGRPIQEILQTVWHYLPSSGRVVATAANLESLYAISQCFAQLQARNIEVVQSAVNRLETRGFSQTLAAVDPIFILSGEKLD; encoded by the coding sequence ATGCCTTCTCAACTCTGGCCTTACAGTAGTCCTGGCATCCCGGATGATTTATTCGAGCACTTACCAGGAATTCCCTTGAGTCAACGAGAAATTCGACTACTATTGATTGCTCAATTGCGCCTTCAACCCGATACAGTTTTGTGGGACATTGGTGCAGGTACGGGTACTATTCCTGTAGAAGTTGGTTTGTTATGTCCCCAAGGGCGAATTATTGCTGTGGAAAGGGATGAAGAAGTTGCCAACCTAATTCGCCGTAACTGCGATCGCTTTGAAGTCAAAAATGTTGAAGTCATCGAAGGCAGCGCTCCTGATTGCTTGCACGATGTCAAACAAACACCCCAACGCGTTTGCATTGAAGGTGGACGCCCAATTCAGGAAATTTTGCAGACAGTTTGGCATTATTTGCCATCTTCGGGTAGAGTTGTCGCCACAGCTGCTAATCTAGAAAGTCTGTATGCTATTTCTCAGTGTTTTGCTCAGTTGCAAGCGAGAAATATAGAAGTCGTGCAATCTGCGGTTAATCGTTTGGAAACACGCGGTTTTTCTCAAACCCTCGCTGCCGTAGATCCAATTTTTATCCTCAGTGGTGAGAAACTAGACTGA
- a CDS encoding serine/threonine-protein kinase, whose product MTSQILGELPDGDSFASRYEVQQQLGKKAGRRTFLARDRMTGELVVVKLLSFNSDFEWDDLKLFEREAETLKSLSHTSIPRYLDYFEVNTQNFKGFALVQTYIAAQSLEQYLQAGRTFTEAEVKEIAKAILEILIYLHEQNPPVIHRDIKPSNILLSDRSGNSVGQVYLVDFGSVQTVAASEGSTVTVVGTYGYMPPEQFGGRTVPASDLYSLGATLIYLLTGTHPADLPQKDFRIQFEQAANITPAFSHWLKWMTEPSLERRLPSALKALEALENPQVINSTALSVTKPIGSKITLTKNADALEILIPPTGFKGSTAFMVLFAIAWNSFILFWTINALAAPFPVNIPFALFSLPFWGAGLHMVYLILSPILKRIRLHLDRSSITFTSEMLGLKFNRVPPTPTQEITKLVYTPRTFTSDFQGNRIEVPPQLTVWAGVNRYQIGGKGAPVESELEIEWLANELSNWLGVPIQRE is encoded by the coding sequence ATGACTAGTCAAATTTTAGGCGAGTTGCCCGATGGCGATAGCTTCGCTTCCCGCTACGAAGTACAGCAGCAGCTAGGTAAAAAGGCTGGGCGACGGACGTTCTTGGCTCGCGATCGCATGACTGGTGAATTGGTTGTAGTCAAGTTGCTATCTTTCAATAGTGATTTTGAATGGGATGATCTTAAACTGTTTGAGCGGGAAGCTGAGACTTTAAAATCTTTGTCCCATACCTCAATTCCGCGCTACTTAGATTATTTTGAGGTAAATACACAGAATTTTAAAGGTTTTGCTTTGGTGCAGACTTATATAGCTGCCCAATCTTTAGAGCAATATTTACAAGCTGGACGTACTTTTACAGAAGCGGAAGTCAAAGAAATAGCCAAAGCAATTTTAGAAATTCTCATTTACCTGCATGAGCAAAATCCTCCTGTAATTCACCGTGATATTAAGCCTAGCAATATTTTGTTGAGCGATCGCTCTGGTAATAGTGTTGGGCAAGTCTATTTGGTAGATTTTGGCTCAGTACAGACTGTGGCAGCAAGCGAAGGCAGTACAGTCACGGTGGTAGGAACTTATGGGTATATGCCACCAGAACAATTTGGCGGGCGCACTGTACCTGCTTCTGATTTATACAGCTTAGGGGCTACTTTAATTTACTTGCTAACGGGAACCCATCCCGCTGATTTACCCCAAAAGGATTTTCGCATTCAATTTGAACAAGCAGCAAACATCACTCCTGCTTTTAGTCACTGGCTGAAGTGGATGACTGAACCTAGTCTAGAAAGACGTTTGCCTTCTGCCCTAAAAGCACTGGAGGCTTTAGAAAACCCCCAAGTCATCAATAGCACTGCTTTAAGTGTTACCAAACCAATTGGTAGTAAAATTACGTTGACTAAAAATGCGGATGCTTTAGAAATTCTCATTCCACCTACAGGTTTTAAAGGTTCAACGGCGTTCATGGTTTTGTTTGCGATCGCCTGGAATTCATTTATCCTGTTTTGGACAATAAATGCTTTAGCTGCTCCTTTTCCTGTAAACATCCCCTTTGCTTTATTCTCACTACCTTTTTGGGGTGCTGGTTTGCATATGGTGTATTTAATTCTCTCTCCCATACTAAAGCGTATCCGATTGCACCTAGATCGCTCCTCAATAACATTTACTTCTGAAATGTTGGGATTGAAATTCAATCGGGTTCCGCCCACACCAACACAAGAAATTACTAAGCTAGTCTATACACCAAGAACTTTTACTAGTGACTTTCAAGGCAACAGAATCGAAGTTCCACCCCAACTAACTGTTTGGGCAGGAGTAAATCGGTACCAAATTGGTGGTAAAGGTGCTCCTGTTGAATCTGAATTAGAAATCGAATGGCTAGCTAATGAATTAAGTAATTGGTTGGGTGTACCAATACAACGAGAGTAA
- a CDS encoding peptidylprolyl isomerase, translating to MYNLPKIHISSEEIVSYLKSEMSLRQIYYKILSQKLIHYVAKERGIVVTTEEIQDEAERQRREEQLEKAADTMAWLAQQFICPDDWEVGIRNRLLAKKVAETLFSQDVENFFIQNRLEFEQVILYQIIIDCEKLAQEIYYQIEEGEISFYEAAHLYNIDENRRKKCGYEGKLYRCSLPPNITAVIFNATSQQLIGPIKTEQGYHLFMVEELISAELTSQIYEEILNNMFQKWLAAEVECLLQ from the coding sequence ATGTATAATTTGCCAAAAATACATATCAGTTCTGAGGAGATTGTTAGTTACCTTAAAAGTGAAATGAGTTTGCGGCAAATATATTACAAGATACTATCTCAAAAACTAATACATTATGTAGCCAAAGAAAGAGGAATAGTTGTCACTACAGAAGAAATTCAAGATGAAGCAGAGCGCCAACGACGCGAGGAGCAATTAGAAAAAGCTGCTGATACGATGGCATGGTTAGCACAGCAATTTATTTGTCCGGATGATTGGGAAGTTGGAATTCGTAATCGACTGTTAGCAAAAAAAGTAGCAGAAACACTTTTTTCTCAAGATGTAGAAAATTTTTTTATTCAAAATCGCTTAGAGTTTGAACAAGTTATTCTCTATCAAATAATTATTGATTGTGAAAAACTGGCTCAAGAAATTTACTATCAAATTGAAGAAGGAGAAATTAGTTTTTATGAAGCCGCTCATTTGTACAATATTGATGAAAATCGTCGGAAAAAGTGTGGTTATGAAGGTAAACTTTATCGTTGCTCACTTCCACCAAATATAACTGCTGTTATCTTTAACGCTACTTCTCAACAACTGATTGGCCCCATTAAAACTGAGCAAGGTTATCATCTATTTATGGTTGAAGAGCTGATATCAGCAGAGCTAACATCGCAAATATATGAAGAAATTTTAAATAATATGTTTCAAAAATGGTTAGCTGCTGAGGTGGAATGTTTGCTGCAATGA
- the infB gene encoding translation initiation factor IF-2 yields the protein MNNGKVRIYELSKELNLDNKELLAICDQLNIAVKSHSSTITESEAERIRSQAEKLAATHVMPKKDHHGTTSHKQSTLQINSRNRPAASQKQELLEIRKPKPPKNTPANASEASAATNNQAALSELNPPPPRPFAPSPVSSMKPTAPTRPVPRNQSETSQITAVTDADNTPKTTQPGEKIAAEKPETPSPAPQKPKQEKPQKPQLSAPPARPVAEKPESAAQTSQPEKPILKRDRDKGGKGKAQTPVGVEAGQTQQPPKPSRPTSPQPKSDRKEGRPSSPQGEGQKTRVPARPPQAPMAPTPPKPMPVGATKAQIVQESEEEETEVTEIIELKRPAPPRQTKSGKKWEEEEIDEVKESAKAGKLGAKGKRLKPIVDDFEDEDFLDEELETAESTIQISNAIVRPPKPKAARPAQPVAPAPAARPKKPAAATREQQRRPQEQKRERPEKLIVTGTMTVQELADALAVADTEIVKILFLKGMAVSITQNLDIPTITLIAKELEVEVETQEPEAEARKVTEMLDVADLENLHRRPPVVTIMGHVDHGKTTLLDSIRNTKVAAGEAGGITQHIGAYHVDVEHDGKIQQVVFLDTPGHEAFTAMRARGARVTDLAILVVAADDGVRPQTVEAISHAQAAEVPIVVAINKIDKEGAQPDRVKQELTQYGLTPEEWGGETIMVPVSAIKGENLDTLLEMILLVAEVEELSANPDRRAKGTVIEAHLDKAKGAVATLLVQNGTLHVGDILVAGSVFGKVRAMVDDRGARVEVASPSFAVEVLGLSDVPAAGDEFEVFHNEKEARALATERAEKQRQSRLMQGRVTLAAISAQAQEGELKELNLILKGDVQGSVEAIVGSLKQIPQNEVQIRLLLAAAGEITQTDIDLAAASGAVIIGFNTTYASGARQAADEAGVDVREYNIIYKLLEDIQGALEGLLEPELVEEPLGQAEVRAIFPVGRGAVAGCYVQSGKLIRNCKLRIRRGGKVVYEGILDSLKRMREDAREVNAGYECGIGVDKYSDWSEGDIIEAYQMVTKRRTLSAAR from the coding sequence ATGAACAACGGCAAAGTTAGAATCTACGAATTATCAAAGGAATTGAATTTGGATAACAAAGAGCTATTAGCAATTTGCGACCAGCTCAATATTGCGGTCAAAAGCCATAGCAGCACGATTACAGAATCCGAAGCGGAACGTATCCGTTCCCAAGCAGAAAAACTGGCAGCTACACATGTGATGCCAAAAAAAGATCATCACGGTACAACCAGTCATAAACAAAGTACACTACAAATAAACTCACGCAACCGTCCTGCTGCATCTCAAAAACAAGAATTGTTAGAAATTCGCAAACCAAAACCACCCAAAAACACTCCTGCCAACGCATCTGAAGCGTCGGCTGCTACCAATAATCAAGCCGCTCTTTCTGAGCTTAATCCACCACCTCCAAGACCCTTCGCTCCTTCACCTGTCTCGTCAATGAAGCCGACGGCACCAACTCGACCTGTACCCCGGAATCAGTCTGAGACCTCACAAATAACAGCTGTGACAGACGCGGATAACACCCCCAAGACAACCCAGCCAGGGGAAAAAATTGCAGCGGAAAAACCAGAAACGCCTTCCCCTGCACCTCAAAAACCGAAACAGGAAAAACCCCAAAAACCACAACTGTCAGCTCCACCTGCAAGACCTGTTGCAGAAAAACCGGAATCGGCCGCTCAAACCAGTCAGCCAGAAAAACCGATCCTCAAACGCGATCGGGATAAAGGTGGCAAGGGTAAGGCACAGACACCTGTCGGTGTGGAAGCTGGACAGACACAGCAGCCACCGAAACCGTCACGTCCTACTTCACCACAGCCGAAATCTGATCGCAAAGAAGGCAGACCCAGTTCTCCACAAGGAGAAGGTCAAAAAACCAGAGTTCCGGCCCGTCCTCCTCAGGCACCCATGGCACCGACGCCACCCAAACCCATGCCTGTGGGAGCCACAAAGGCGCAGATAGTACAAGAGTCAGAGGAAGAGGAAACAGAAGTAACCGAAATCATCGAACTCAAGCGTCCAGCCCCACCTCGTCAAACTAAATCTGGGAAGAAATGGGAAGAAGAAGAGATTGACGAAGTCAAAGAGTCAGCGAAAGCTGGCAAGCTAGGCGCTAAAGGCAAACGCCTCAAGCCCATTGTCGATGATTTTGAGGACGAAGATTTCCTTGATGAAGAACTGGAGACAGCAGAATCTACCATTCAGATCAGTAATGCGATCGTTCGTCCGCCTAAACCTAAAGCTGCTAGACCAGCACAACCTGTTGCTCCAGCTCCAGCAGCTAGACCGAAAAAGCCAGCCGCAGCCACCCGTGAGCAGCAACGTCGCCCACAAGAACAAAAGCGTGAGCGTCCAGAAAAGCTGATCGTCACAGGTACGATGACTGTGCAAGAGTTGGCTGACGCCTTGGCGGTTGCCGACACTGAGATTGTGAAGATTCTGTTCCTCAAAGGCATGGCGGTGAGTATCACTCAAAACCTTGATATTCCCACAATTACTCTGATTGCAAAAGAGCTAGAAGTAGAGGTAGAAACCCAAGAACCAGAAGCAGAAGCTCGCAAAGTCACGGAAATGCTGGATGTGGCAGACTTGGAAAACCTCCATCGACGTCCGCCAGTAGTGACAATTATGGGTCACGTAGACCACGGTAAAACCACCCTACTTGACTCGATTCGCAACACCAAAGTAGCAGCTGGTGAAGCTGGTGGAATTACTCAGCACATCGGTGCTTACCACGTAGATGTTGAACATGATGGCAAAATCCAGCAAGTAGTATTTTTGGATACACCAGGTCACGAAGCGTTCACAGCTATGCGGGCGCGGGGAGCACGGGTGACAGATCTTGCTATTTTGGTAGTAGCTGCCGATGATGGGGTTCGTCCGCAGACAGTGGAAGCAATCAGCCACGCCCAAGCCGCAGAAGTGCCAATTGTCGTAGCAATTAACAAAATCGATAAAGAAGGCGCTCAACCTGATCGGGTGAAGCAAGAATTAACCCAGTATGGTCTGACTCCAGAAGAGTGGGGCGGCGAAACAATTATGGTTCCCGTCAGTGCTATCAAAGGTGAGAACCTAGATACTTTGTTAGAGATGATTTTGCTGGTAGCAGAAGTAGAAGAACTATCTGCCAACCCAGATCGTCGTGCGAAGGGAACGGTGATTGAAGCCCACTTAGATAAAGCAAAAGGTGCAGTTGCTACTCTGTTAGTACAGAATGGCACCCTGCACGTAGGTGATATCTTAGTGGCTGGTTCGGTGTTTGGAAAAGTCCGAGCAATGGTGGACGACAGAGGTGCCAGAGTAGAAGTGGCTTCTCCTTCTTTTGCTGTTGAGGTACTAGGTTTAAGTGATGTGCCTGCGGCTGGAGATGAATTTGAGGTCTTCCACAACGAGAAAGAAGCACGAGCACTTGCTACTGAAAGGGCCGAAAAACAACGTCAATCCCGCCTCATGCAGGGACGCGTGACTTTGGCTGCCATCTCCGCTCAAGCCCAAGAAGGCGAGTTGAAAGAACTCAACTTAATCCTGAAGGGAGACGTACAGGGATCGGTAGAAGCGATTGTGGGATCACTCAAGCAAATTCCGCAAAACGAAGTGCAAATCCGCTTGTTGTTAGCTGCCGCCGGGGAAATTACCCAAACGGATATTGACTTGGCTGCTGCCAGTGGAGCTGTCATCATCGGTTTCAATACTACCTACGCCAGTGGTGCCAGACAAGCCGCCGACGAAGCTGGTGTAGATGTACGCGAATACAATATCATCTACAAACTCCTAGAAGACATCCAAGGCGCTTTGGAAGGTCTGTTAGAGCCAGAGTTAGTGGAAGAACCTCTGGGACAAGCAGAAGTCCGTGCTATCTTCCCTGTTGGTCGTGGTGCGGTTGCTGGTTGTTACGTCCAATCTGGCAAGCTGATTCGCAACTGCAAGCTGCGTATTCGGCGTGGTGGCAAGGTAGTCTACGAAGGTATCCTTGATTCGCTCAAGCGTATGAGAGAGGACGCACGCGAAGTTAACGCCGGCTATGAATGCGGTATTGGTGTGGATAAATATAGTGACTGGTCAGAAGGTGACATTATCGAAGCCTACCAGATGGTTACTAAGCGCCGCACCCTCTCGGCTGCTAGATAA
- a CDS encoding YlxR family protein, which produces MKPNHRRCLSCRKVGLKNEFWRIVRVFESGQVQLDEGMGRSAYICPNPNCLSAAQKKNRLGRSLRASVPETLYQTLWQRLVQSNFQNQIEF; this is translated from the coding sequence ATGAAACCAAACCATAGGCGTTGCTTGAGTTGTCGCAAAGTGGGTTTAAAAAATGAGTTTTGGCGGATTGTCCGCGTCTTTGAGTCTGGACAGGTACAATTAGATGAGGGCATGGGGCGTTCTGCCTATATTTGCCCAAATCCGAACTGTCTCAGTGCAGCTCAGAAAAAAAATAGACTAGGACGCTCGCTACGTGCATCAGTGCCAGAAACACTGTATCAGACATTGTGGCAACGCTTAGTTCAAAGCAATTTTCAAAATCAAATTGAGTTTTAA
- the nusA gene encoding transcription termination factor NusA, with translation MVSLPGLKELIENISRERNLPKIAVQAAIREALLKGYERYRRAQNLDRKHFDEDYFDNFDVQLDVDEEGFRVVATKTIVEEINNNDHEIALQQVQEMGGEEAQLGQEVVLDVTPDQGEFGRMAAMQTKQVLAQKLRDQQRQLIQEEFQDLEGTVLQARVLRFERQSVIMAVNSGFGQPEVEAELPKREQLPNDNYRIGATFKVYLKKVSQGQQRGPQLLVSRADAGLVVYLFANEVPEIEDEVVRIVAVAREANPPSRHVGPRTKIAVDTLDRDVDPVGACIGARGSRIQVVVNELRGEKIDVIRWSPDPATYIANALSPARVDEVRLMDPETRQTHVLVAEDQLSLAIGKEGQNVRLAARLTGWKIDIKDKAKYDHLAEDTKFAEARAKYKAEDIDDVADIDDVDDDDIYEEELENENQEDLENELEDENYDRDEE, from the coding sequence ATGGTAAGTTTACCTGGATTGAAAGAGTTAATAGAAAATATAAGCCGGGAGCGTAATTTACCCAAAATTGCAGTGCAAGCAGCCATTAGAGAAGCACTACTTAAAGGATACGAACGTTATCGTCGTGCTCAAAATTTAGATAGAAAGCACTTTGACGAAGATTACTTCGATAATTTTGATGTGCAGCTAGACGTTGACGAAGAAGGCTTTCGAGTCGTTGCCACCAAAACTATAGTTGAAGAAATTAATAATAACGATCATGAAATTGCCCTACAACAAGTTCAAGAAATGGGAGGAGAAGAAGCACAGTTAGGGCAGGAAGTAGTGCTTGATGTCACCCCAGATCAAGGGGAATTTGGACGAATGGCAGCAATGCAAACCAAGCAAGTCTTGGCACAAAAACTGCGGGATCAGCAACGACAATTGATTCAAGAAGAGTTTCAGGATTTAGAAGGAACAGTTCTGCAAGCAAGAGTTCTGCGGTTTGAGCGGCAATCGGTGATTATGGCTGTCAACAGTGGCTTTGGTCAGCCTGAAGTAGAAGCTGAATTACCCAAGCGCGAACAATTGCCCAACGATAATTATCGTATCGGTGCTACGTTCAAGGTTTATTTGAAAAAAGTTTCTCAAGGTCAGCAAAGAGGGCCGCAATTATTGGTATCTCGTGCTGATGCTGGTTTAGTAGTTTATTTATTTGCTAACGAAGTACCAGAAATCGAAGACGAAGTTGTCAGGATTGTGGCAGTGGCGCGGGAAGCTAACCCCCCATCCCGCCACGTTGGGCCTCGAACTAAAATTGCTGTAGATACCCTTGATCGCGATGTAGATCCAGTCGGTGCTTGTATTGGCGCTAGGGGATCGCGAATTCAAGTCGTAGTTAACGAATTACGGGGTGAAAAAATTGATGTAATTCGCTGGTCGCCAGATCCTGCAACTTACATCGCCAATGCCCTCAGTCCAGCACGAGTAGACGAAGTGCGCTTGATGGATCCAGAAACTAGGCAAACTCATGTACTTGTGGCGGAAGACCAACTCAGTTTAGCCATTGGTAAAGAAGGGCAAAATGTTCGTCTGGCGGCTCGCTTAACTGGTTGGAAAATTGATATCAAAGATAAAGCTAAATACGATCATCTAGCCGAAGACACCAAGTTTGCAGAGGCAAGAGCCAAGTATAAAGCCGAAGATATAGATGATGTTGCCGATATAGATGATGTTGATGATGATGATATTTATGAAGAAGAATTAGAGAATGAAAATCAAGAAGATCTAGAGAACGAACTAGAAGACGAAAACTATGATCGCGACGAGGAGTAA
- the rimP gene encoding ribosome maturation factor RimP, with amino-acid sequence MTHPLVPQIVDLATPVAEELGLEVVGVIFHTNQRPPVLRVDIRNPHQDTGLDDCERMSRALEATLDAAEVIPDTYVLEVSSPGISRQLTTDREFVSFKGFPVLVSTSPPYEGQQEWTGQLIRRDETSVYLNQKGRAIAIPRVQITKVRLDDRR; translated from the coding sequence ATGACTCATCCTTTAGTACCACAAATTGTAGATTTGGCTACACCAGTAGCGGAAGAACTGGGGTTGGAAGTTGTTGGAGTAATTTTTCATACAAACCAACGTCCACCAGTTTTGCGGGTAGATATTCGTAACCCTCATCAGGATACTGGTTTGGATGATTGCGAGCGGATGAGCCGTGCTTTAGAAGCTACATTAGATGCGGCTGAGGTCATTCCAGATACCTACGTCTTAGAAGTGTCAAGTCCCGGTATTTCCCGTCAACTAACTACAGACCGAGAGTTTGTTTCCTTTAAGGGATTTCCTGTGCTCGTTTCCACTTCCCCACCCTATGAAGGACAACAAGAGTGGACTGGCCAGTTGATCCGCCGAGATGAAACGTCAGTTTACCTAAATCAAAAAGGCCGCGCGATCGCGATCCCCCGCGTCCAAATTACCAAAGTGCGGCTGGATGATCGTCGATAA